Within the Candidatus Limnocylindrales bacterium genome, the region CGGTGGGACATTGCGCGAATCCCATGATCGTCAGAATCAAGCCAAAGTGCGAAACCTGCGCAAGCAGATAGGTCGGCAGCACGAAAAGGAAAAGCAGGTAGTGGCGCCAGCGCGTGAGCCATCGCGGCCCAGGCAGCAGGAACGACAGGCCTACCGAAGCTTCGAGCAGAAGTACGAGGTATCCGAGTACGAAGGTTCCCAGACGAAGGCGCTCGCTCGTCACGAAGGAAACGCTTTCGACAGCCCACGGCATGAAGCCGAGGGCGCTCTTCAACTGACTGTTGATCGCGAGGTCCTTCGCGTCGAGTCCTCCGAGCAGGCTGGCCACGCTGCGAAAGCGCTCGTCCCAAAGCACAAGGCCATGCATGAAAGAGCCGTCGAAATAGCCACCGCGAAGCGCCTTCTGCGTCGCCGCCAGGGTAAACGTAAGTCCGATCAGCAGTCTTCCGTTACGGGCAAGCACGCGGTCGCATTCGTCTGCAGTCAAGCCGGAGGCCAAACAGCACGCGAGCACCCAGTAAGCATCGAGATAGCGGTTGTTCTCGGTAACGGGCCAGCGCGTCACGAGACCCCACACGAGAACCGCGAACACGCCAGCCCATGTCCACCGACTTTCGAGAAGACGCGGGCTGAGCAGCATCATGACACCGAGCGCTGCAGCAAAAACGCTTGCGGGGTGCCATGCGAACAGGACGTGGCTCGTTGCAAGAAGAAAGACGGCGGTCAGGCGCAGCGCCGTGCGTCCTCGAGGCTCTGCAATAAGGTCCTCGACGAAGACCGTCACAGCCGAGCCCGCGATCATGGCTGGCGACTCGCCTCTCCGGGCTCTCCAATGGCTTCGGTCCGGAAACGCGCGGATTTCGTGTCGAACCCCAGTCGCCAAGCGCGCGCACGGGCATGAACCAGGCCAAGATCGGACGACGCGTCGTCGCTCGACTGCGCGCGGACAACCTCAATCTTCGAGAGTGTGGCGGCGTCCTCTCGCAGGGTCAGGCGGTCGAGGAGTTTTGCCTTATCAAGCGTGACCAGGAGTTGCCTTACGGCTCCTGCATTCGGCGAGCGGCGGGAGTTGAGCGCATAGCCGGCTGTGACAGACAGCGCCTTCGCGTTCGGCTGCGCACCAAGCTTGTCGCGTTCGGTGTGATCCGACCATTCCGGAATCCACTCCACCAGGTAGCGCTTTCCTGCTGCGTCTTCGGCTTCCAGCGAAAGCGACTGCGGCCACGGCCGGTCGGTCGTGGAAAACATCCCGAATCCGCCGCCGAACCACGGATTGAGGTTCGCGGTCCAGTTCTGGTGGAGATGGATGAGGGCGACGAGAACGAACAGGCTCGCCGGTGCCCAGAGTGCGAATCGTTCCGCCGACGCAGGCGTCTTCGTTGGCGGAGCGGTGTTGTCAGGATGATGCGAACCGTTCACGTGGAGGCGCCACCGTGTGCCGCTGTCAGACGGCACGTGTGTTCGCGAGCCGGCCATCGCCCGTAGCTGCAATTCGAGGCGTGTCGTATTCGGCCGAGGCGCCCGATGCTGAGCGACAGCATCGGGCGCCTCGAAAGATTACGCTACGGGTTGCACGAATTGGATCCCTCGACGAACTGGCACGAGCCGCTGCAACAAGCTACGCCGCCCGGGGTGCACGGCGCAAAGAGTCCGATGCAGGGCACGCACTGAAACCCGGTGCTTCCGCTACCGGTATTCTGGCAAGCCGTTTCGCAGCAAGCCTCGCCGCCCAGGCTGCAATCGCCACTGGTCGGAATGCATCCGAGCGTCGTGCTCGTCGTCGAAGTCGTCGAGGTCGTGGTGGTGGAGGTGGTGGAGGTTGATGGTGGCGTCGGCGTGCACGTATTCGTGCAGACTCCACCTGCGCCGCAACATGAATTGATTGCGCAGACCTGGCCTGGTGCGCAGTCGCTGGTCTGGGTGCAGTTCGGCGTCACGCACTCAAAATTACTGGCGCAAACGCCGCACGTGCTGTCGGGGTTCTGGAACACGTAGCAATCCGAGAAGCCGCCACTTCCACCGGTCTCGCTGCAGAGCGGCGACGAATCGGTACCACAGAAGTGATTGCCGCAGCCGTCGATGTTCGTCGTCGTCGTCGTCGAAGACGTCGTGGTCGTCGAAGTCGTCGTGGTCGTCGTCGTGCCGGCCACGCACTGGTTGTTCACGCAGTTACTGCCGGGATCGCAGTCGCCGCACTGGATCGGAATCCCGCAGCCGTTGTCGATCTCTCCGCACTGCTTGTTCTGCTCAGCGCAGTCCTGCTGGTCGCAGCACTTGCCGAATTTGTCGGTCGGCTGCTGGCGCAGGCAGAGCTTGCTCTGGCAGCTCTTGTGAACGTGGCAGGTTGCACCGTCGGGTTTGCCGCCGGCGACGCTCAAGTCGGCGAACGCAAAGACTGCGATCAAGGTAAGTGTAACGGAGAAAGACTTTTTCATCGGACCCCCTTCTTGGGACCGGCGTCCGCCAGCCCAGCGTGTTCCAGGGAGCAACCTTTCATGACAGGTGGTCCGGGACAAGAGAGCCAGGCGATCAGCGCGTTATTTCGCGGCCTTTCCCGCGTATACTGCAAGATGTTTCTGCATTGGATCGCGATGGCAAAGCGCGCCGAAACGCGCTCGGCCAATCCAGATCCTGCCGGGGCACGGAACCTGCACTCTACTCTGCACCGCACCAGCCAATGGAACGCGTCGCAAGCACAAGGAGACATGCATGGGACCGGAGCGCTCGAAGCAAAAACGCAGTCCGACTGAGCACTTCGGCCGCTATCGGCAATCGCAGGCACGCATGCTCGCGTTGTGCTTCGGCGTCGCAGCAGTCCTCTTCGGCATTCCCACTTTCGCGAATGCCGCCGCCGTTTTCCCAGAAGAGAAAGCGGTTCTCACGCACGCACCGCAGGTTCCTCCGCCGATCAAACGACTGACGCCGGCGAAGATGGTCATCGATGTCGAGGTCCGCGAGTTCACCGCGCGGCTGGCCGACGGCGTCGATTATACGTTCTGGGGTTTCGGCGGGAGCGTCCCCGGGCCGTTCATGCGCGTGCGGCAGGGCGATCTCGTCGAGTTCCACCTCGACAACCATCCTGACAACAAGCTGCCGCACAACATCGACCTGCACGCGGTGACGGGCCCGGGAGGCGGAGCGGCATCATCGTTCACGGCGCCCGGGCACACTTCGATCTTCTCGTTCACGGCGCGCAACCCGGGGCTTTACGTCTACCACTGCGCGACGGCGCCGGTCGGCATGCACATTGGCAACGGAATGTACGGACTGATCCTCGTCGAGCCCGAAGGCGGGCTTACGCCGGTCGATCATGAGTACTACGTGATGCAGGGCGAGTTCTACACGACCGGACGCTACGGCGAACAGGGCCTGCAGCCGTTCTCGATGGAAAAAGCTCTGCGCGAGGATGCCGACTACGTGGTCTTCAACGGCTCGGTCGGTGCGCTGGTCGGAGACAACGCGCTGCACGCGAACGTGGGCGAAACCGTCCGGCTTTTTGTCGGCAACGGCGGACCCAACCTGGTCTCGTCCTTTCATGTCATTGGAGAGATCTTCGACAATGTCTTCGCCGAAGGCGGGACGTTCGCGAACCACCACGTGCAGACCACGCTCGTCCCGGCCGGCGGTTCTGCGATCGTCGAGTTCAAGGTGGAAGTGCCCGGCACGTACGTGATCGTCGATCATTCGATCTTCCGCACGTTCAACAAGGGCTCGCTCGGCATGCTCAAGGTCGATGGCGAGCTCGCTCCCGAAATCTATTCCGGAAAACAGTTCGACGAGGTCTATCTGCCCGAAGGCCAGCCCACGCAGGTCCCAAAGCCGGCCGCCCCGACGCATGCTCTGTCGATGGCCGAACGCATCTCGGAAGGCGAGCGGGTCTTCAATCGCACGTGCATGGCGTGCCATCAGTCGAGCGGCCAGGGTCTGCCCGGCATCTTCCCGCCGCTTGCCGGTTCGGACTTCCTCTTGGCCGACCCGCAACGTGCGATTCACATCGTGATCGAAGGCAAGCAGGGCGAAGTCGTCGTCAACGGGAACAAGTACAACCAGGTGATGACGCCGCAGAACCTGTCCGACGACGAGATTGCCAACGTGCTGACGTTCGTGATGAACAGCTGGGGCAATCACTCGCCGATGCTGAGTCCGGACGATGTCGCCAAAGTGCGCGCGACGATTCCGAAGTAGGAGAGGGCGGTGACGCGGCGCAATCGCGCGCGACGCAGCGCGACCGCCGCCGTCGTCGTTCTTGCGCTGGCCGCGATGGCCGAAGCGGCGCCCGAACGCGTCGCGGCAGGTTCCGCATCAGCGATCGTCAACGCGCCGCCGGGGATGATCCTGATCCCGGCAGGCACGTACGAGCCGCTCTACAAGAACGAAGGCACCAGTCCGGTCGCGGCGTTCTTTCTCGACGAGGTGCCGGTCACCAACGCCGAGTTCCTCGACTTCGTCGAAGCCAATCCGCGCTGGCGGCGCTCCCAGGCTCCGAAGCTCTTCGTGGACGGGCATTATCTCGAACAGTGGCAGAGCGATCTCGAGCTTGGCTCTCCCGACAGGATCCGCCCGGACGGTCCGGTGACCAACGTGTCGTGGTTTGCCGCGCGTGCGTACGCAAAATGGCGCGGCAAACGGCTGCCGAGCCTCGCCGAATGGGAAATGGCCGCTGCAGCGAGCGACACCAGCGCGCGCGGCAAAGACGACCCTGCGCACTACCAGAAGATCCTCGCATGGTATGCGCAGCCGACGCATTTCCCGCTTCCCGCCGTCCGTTCGATGCCGCCCGACTTCCACGGCGTGCGCGGTCTTCACGGGCTGGTCTGGGAATGGGTCGAGGACTTCAACACAGCCATGGTCACCGGCGAGTCGCGCGCCGACACCGGCCTCGATCGGAATCTCTTCTGCGGATCCGGAGCTGCCGGTGCATCCGACTTTCGCGACTATGCAGCCTTCATGCGCTACGCGTTCCGCAGCAGTCTCGAAGCAAAGTATTCCGTTCCCAACCTCGGATTTCGCTGCGCGCGCAGCACAACGGACGAAAGCAGATGAAAACTCCGACCCTGCTTCTCGCGGCAACACTGCTCATGTGCGCAGCCGCCGGTGCAGTCTCTGCGGCGACGCCGCAAGTGTCCGCAGCGGCAGCCGGCGAGATCGATCCGGCGTCGATCTACCAGGTGGAATCGCGCTGGACGCGTGCCGACGGCGAAAAGATCGCGCTCGCGTCGCTTCGCGGCAAGGTGCGCGTGCTCGCCATCTTCTATTCGGCCTGCGAGTACGCATGCCCGATCATCATCGGCCGCATCAAGTCGGTCGAAGCCTCGCTACCGGACAAGCTGCGCAGCGACGTCGGCTTCGTCCTGGTGTCGATGGACCCTGCCCACGACGATCCCGCGCAGCTTCGGGCGTATGCCGAACGCATGGAGCTCAAAGGCGACTGGACGCTGCTCCATGGTAGCGACGACGACGTCCGCGAGCTGGCCGCACTTCTCGGCTTCCGCTACCGGCAGGAAAAAGACGGCGGCTACTCCCACAGCAACATGATCACCGTGCTCGACGCCGAAGGCAGGATCGTCAAGCAAAGTATCGGACTGGATGCGGATGCAGGCGACGTCGTCGAAGCCGTAACGTCGCTCGTCGCTCACGCAAAGTAATTTGCCGGCATCTGCGCCCTGTTTCCCCGGATGCGGGAGATGCATGCGAGTGCGCCTCGTTCGCGGCGACTCGCACGCGGCTCTTTATGGGCACTTCGGGGAATATCGTCTCCTCAGCATTCGTCCATTGCTGCAAGCTCAGTGACTGCGACGCACTTTAGCGGGTGGCGTCACCACGCCGTCGAAGGGTCGGCGATGACACGGTCTCTGAAGGAGAAAGCCATGATCGAACGACATCCCACGAAATTTTTGCTGGCAGCAGGTGCCGCGGTCGCGCTGACGCTTGCGCCGCTTCCCGCTCGCGCCCAGGTCCACGTCTCCGTTGGTATCGGGCTTCCTCCGCCGGTCGTGTTCGCGGCTCCGCCGCAGCTCGTGGTCCTGCCGGGAACGTACGTGTACGCAGTTCCCGATTACGGCGAGGACATCTTCTTCGTCGATGGCTGGTGGTGGCGGCCGTGGCACGGCCACTGGTACCGGTCGCACTACTACGACCGCGACTGGGAGTCATATTCGAGCGTGCCGTACTTCTATCGCTCCGTTCCGCATGACTGGCGAACCGAGTACAGCCGTCACGAATGGAGAGGCCGCCCGTGGAACTATGAGAGGGTTTCGTACGACGATGCCCATCAGAACTGGAGCAACTGGAAGCGCGAGCGGCGCTGGAGCTCGGACCACAACGGTGAGGCTCGTACAGTGACGCGCGACGTAAGGTCGGCGCCGACTGCGCGCCACGAGTACCGCGGCACGACCACGCACAGCGAGACGCGTGCAACGACGACGCGCCACGAGGGACACGGAGCCGGGCCTGCGCATCACGAGACGCGCGGCACCGCTCACGAATACCGCGGTCCGCAGCACCAGAGCCATCCGCAGGGTCATCAGCCGCAGATGCACGAGGCCAGTCGCCCCCAGGGTGAGCATGCAACGCACGGAGGCCATGGAGGCCAAGGCGGCCAGCATTCGCCGTCGCATGGGCCTCAGGGACACTCGGGCGGCGGACACGGCAACGCGCACAACAAATAGCGCACGGGGCTGGCGGCGGTCGGGGTAGGGGAGACCCCGGCCGTCGTCTTCGACGTGCTCACTGCAACTGGAGGCGGGCGCTTCCTCGACGTATCTTGCGCCGCACCACCTTCCAGGAGCACCAGCCAATGCGCATCCGTACCGTTCTGTCTGCCGCGTTCGTCGGCCTTCTCGCAATTCCAGCCCAATCCCGCGCCGCAGATCCGATCTGCGGCGACGTCAATACCAGCGGGACGGTGACGACGGCGGATGCGCTGTCGGTGCTGAAGCGGGCGGTCGGCCAGCCGGTGGCGCTTCAGTGCCCTGCGGCGGCAACGCCGCTCGAGTCGGGTCAGAGCGAGTGCTTCAACGAGGGCGGTGACGTCATCAACTGCGCCGGCACGGGTCAGGATGCGGCGCTCAAAAAAGGCGTGCCGGCGACATACACCGACAACGGCAACGGCACGATCACCGACGAGACGACCGGGCTTACGTGGGAGAAGCTGTCGGAGGACGGCAGCATCCACGATGAAGGCAACGTCTAT harbors:
- a CDS encoding formylglycine-generating enzyme family protein translates to MTRRNRARRSATAAVVVLALAAMAEAAPERVAAGSASAIVNAPPGMILIPAGTYEPLYKNEGTSPVAAFFLDEVPVTNAEFLDFVEANPRWRRSQAPKLFVDGHYLEQWQSDLELGSPDRIRPDGPVTNVSWFAARAYAKWRGKRLPSLAEWEMAAAASDTSARGKDDPAHYQKILAWYAQPTHFPLPAVRSMPPDFHGVRGLHGLVWEWVEDFNTAMVTGESRADTGLDRNLFCGSGAAGASDFRDYAAFMRYAFRSSLEAKYSVPNLGFRCARSTTDESR
- the nirK gene encoding copper-containing nitrite reductase, with protein sequence MGPERSKQKRSPTEHFGRYRQSQARMLALCFGVAAVLFGIPTFANAAAVFPEEKAVLTHAPQVPPPIKRLTPAKMVIDVEVREFTARLADGVDYTFWGFGGSVPGPFMRVRQGDLVEFHLDNHPDNKLPHNIDLHAVTGPGGGAASSFTAPGHTSIFSFTARNPGLYVYHCATAPVGMHIGNGMYGLILVEPEGGLTPVDHEYYVMQGEFYTTGRYGEQGLQPFSMEKALREDADYVVFNGSVGALVGDNALHANVGETVRLFVGNGGPNLVSSFHVIGEIFDNVFAEGGTFANHHVQTTLVPAGGSAIVEFKVEVPGTYVIVDHSIFRTFNKGSLGMLKVDGELAPEIYSGKQFDEVYLPEGQPTQVPKPAAPTHALSMAERISEGERVFNRTCMACHQSSGQGLPGIFPPLAGSDFLLADPQRAIHIVIEGKQGEVVVNGNKYNQVMTPQNLSDDEIANVLTFVMNSWGNHSPMLSPDDVAKVRATIPK
- a CDS encoding SCO family protein encodes the protein MKTPTLLLAATLLMCAAAGAVSAATPQVSAAAAGEIDPASIYQVESRWTRADGEKIALASLRGKVRVLAIFYSACEYACPIIIGRIKSVEASLPDKLRSDVGFVLVSMDPAHDDPAQLRAYAERMELKGDWTLLHGSDDDVRELAALLGFRYRQEKDGGYSHSNMITVLDAEGRIVKQSIGLDADAGDVVEAVTSLVAHAK
- a CDS encoding DUF1566 domain-containing protein; this encodes MRIRTVLSAAFVGLLAIPAQSRAADPICGDVNTSGTVTTADALSVLKRAVGQPVALQCPAAATPLESGQSECFNEGGDVINCAGTGQDAALKKGVPATYTDNGNGTITDETTGLTWEKLSEDGSIHDEGNVYTWSEALDRVDTLNSQSFAGHNDWRLPNIVEARTLLNFDTFSPAVAPEFDSNCGTGCTVLTCNCIQPDWYWTSTTYQETNEDAWFVDMYNGYTDSTTKTEQNFARAVRGGL